In the Acidimicrobiia bacterium genome, CCGAAAGGCTAAAACAAGAACAACGGCGCTGCTTGCCCGAACGAAACAAGCCATGGCCCTACGCCCAGCGACCCACCAAGGAAAAAATGAAAAGCAAAACACCTCCACCTCCCGCACGACTGCTTCGTAAAGGTCTGCAGCGATTGGGCATGCACCCCGAAGACGCAGCGGAGGTCAGCTTTGATTTAAGCGGACACCGAGCCCTGGTGGTAGCTACTAACGCCGCCGTCTTAGAAATTGGTAAACCTACCGGTGTCTTCGCCAGCGAAATGACCGTTCCCTACTATGCATTCCTGGATTCAGGGATGCAAGTGGATATAGCGAGCCCACTTGGGGGAGTGGTACCCGTGGACCCCAAGTCTCTGAAACCGGTGCTGCGCACCCCCAGCGATGACCGTTTTCTTGGTGATAAAGAATTTCAAGCAAAAGTTAGCGATTCGCTAGCCATAGAAGGCCTAGATATGGCCAACTATGACGTGGTCTTTTTAGCGGGTGGTTGGGGAGCGTCTTTTGACTTTGGTTTCTCGCAAGTTTTGGGTCAAAAAATGACCGAAGCCAATGCGCTCAACCGGGTTATTGGTGGAGTATGCCATGGCCCTCTCGGTTTGCTCAATGCTAAAGACGCCAATGGTGAAGATCTTGTCAAAGGTCGGCGCATCTCTGCGGTGACCGATAAGCAAATTTCCGAATTGGGTATTGGCAACACCCCCCACCACCCGGAAACCGAACTGCGAGCCCACGGTGCGGTCTTCGAAAGCGCCACCAAGTTTCGTGACCCATTAGCCAACCACTGGGTGGTCGATGGCAACTTAGTTACCGGCCAAAACCAGAACGCCGCCCCCATGGTGGCTCGAGAAATGATGGAGTTGTTGGAAAAGCGCTAAAGCAGCCTTAAGAACTGCTCTAACGGTCCCATACGTTGGTTGCGTTATCGGCCCCCAAAAGCAGGTGCGCTGGACTGTTTTTGTCAATGTGCCCAATAAGCCCCTGATAAACGCCGTAGCCGCAGAGTTCTTGCAGGCGAGGGGCAAAGGTTCGCACAAGTTCTTGCGAGAGGCCCAACTGCTGATTTTCTTGTTGGCGAATCCAGCCGGCGCAGTAATTCATGGCGATGCCTACCCTGGTCTGGGCACTCTGGTTGGCTCCGCCCCCATGCCACAGGCTGCCGTGCCATATCAAGACACTGCCCGCCGACATCTCTGCCGGAATGGTCGCATAAGCCTCTCCGAAATTAGGGGAATGGTCGACAAGGTGTGATCCTGGGACTAATCGAGTGGCGCCATTTTCTTCGGTGAAATCCGTTAAAGCCCACATGGAGTTGCACACCGTAGAAACATGCGGCTTGGCTAGGGGGTGTAGTTGGTCGTCGGCATGAATGGGCTGAGGGGCCTCCCCGGGGTCAATGGCAACAGAAGATAAAGAAGAAATGAGGCAGCCTTGGTCGAGCACCTCTTCGACCAAGGGCAGCACCGCAGAATGCACAGGAATTT is a window encoding:
- a CDS encoding phytanoyl-CoA dioxygenase — its product is MPTEAGGATVGHLARIERDGYTIVENVFSSGLAQELLEDLGRIERELNTRPARNRFEGNQTRRVYNLLSHGPLWSQIPVHSAVLPLVEEVLDQGCLISSLSSVAIDPGEAPQPIHADDQLHPLAKPHVSTVCNSMWALTDFTEENGATRLVPGSHLVDHSPNFGEAYATIPAEMSAGSVLIWHGSLWHGGGANQSAQTRVGIAMNYCAGWIRQQENQQLGLSQELVRTFAPRLQELCGYGVYQGLIGHIDKNSPAHLLLGADNATNVWDR